A stretch of the Marivirga tractuosa DSM 4126 genome encodes the following:
- a CDS encoding tetratricopeptide repeat protein yields the protein MRVTTFIFLFLICCFPLLGNEKSDSLQNLLSKEIEDSTRINIYKELLYSYSTSEPSQAIFYGLQGLELARNTKDKYSEIQLLNNLGIAYYGLGAYDKTLEYFLKVLEIEKGLHNPQSLSRAMNNVGIIYDEIGRLDKSTYYYEESLKIKNSSNDSLGISNTMSNLGLLYMKREMPQKAVQYFRQCYEIDKQLNNVVGIYNSLHNLGIYHKDYGDKDSAIYFTEKALLAVPKGENHYDKTYIIKSLAESYLANKNFKNAQNYFNKAIQSAQEVEALEVLKESYKGLSKIYEHNKQFEKSLRAYKKFKSLNDSIFNQDLNSKVSQLEKNFEIQSKEKEIQLLTNKAEITNLQLIRRKNSNYFLTALGLLLAIVAFVSYNRYQLQNKSHRLLEQKNQEINFQKSEIKENRDEIEAQRDSILEQKQALEEATSEIMKSIWYAQHIQKAILPDLTKIKSVFHEFFMLYIPKSIVSGDFYWFTRKKDKIFFAFADCTGHGIPGAFMTVMANDLLNSIVIQQNENDCAKIISRLDEAVLNSLQYKENSSSDGLDIALLCFDTKNQKLTFSGASMDILVYQQNDWKTYKGERFSIGGFTETERKQAKNTTIDLSKDTQIYMFSDGYVDQFGGNKDKKFMRKRLRKLLDEIKILPLDQQKAKLEKTILDWKGDQEQTDDISFAGIRF from the coding sequence ATGCGAGTAACAACATTTATTTTTCTATTTCTTATATGCTGCTTTCCATTATTGGGAAATGAAAAATCCGATAGTCTGCAGAACTTATTATCTAAAGAAATCGAGGATAGTACCCGCATAAACATTTACAAAGAATTACTTTATAGTTATAGTACTTCAGAACCATCTCAAGCAATTTTTTATGGTCTGCAAGGATTAGAATTAGCAAGAAACACCAAAGACAAATATTCTGAAATTCAATTATTAAACAACCTTGGCATAGCATATTATGGATTAGGTGCATATGATAAAACCCTTGAATACTTTTTGAAAGTACTTGAAATTGAGAAAGGACTGCACAATCCCCAGTCCCTTTCGAGAGCGATGAATAATGTGGGGATTATTTATGATGAAATTGGGAGATTAGATAAGTCTACCTATTATTATGAAGAATCCTTAAAAATCAAAAACTCATCTAATGATTCCTTAGGTATCTCAAATACGATGAGCAATTTAGGATTGCTCTACATGAAAAGGGAGATGCCTCAAAAAGCAGTTCAATACTTCCGACAATGCTATGAAATTGATAAACAACTGAATAATGTAGTGGGCATCTATAATTCATTACATAATCTTGGTATCTACCATAAAGATTATGGAGATAAAGATTCTGCAATTTACTTTACTGAAAAAGCCTTATTGGCAGTTCCTAAAGGCGAAAACCATTATGACAAAACCTACATAATCAAGAGTTTAGCAGAAAGTTATCTTGCTAACAAAAATTTTAAAAACGCACAAAATTATTTCAATAAAGCCATTCAATCAGCCCAGGAAGTGGAAGCTTTGGAGGTATTGAAAGAATCCTACAAGGGATTATCGAAAATTTATGAGCACAATAAGCAATTTGAAAAATCACTAAGGGCCTATAAAAAATTTAAATCCCTAAATGATTCTATTTTCAATCAGGATTTAAACAGCAAGGTATCTCAATTAGAAAAGAATTTTGAGATTCAATCCAAGGAAAAAGAAATCCAACTCCTTACTAACAAGGCTGAAATCACTAATCTACAATTGATTAGAAGAAAAAACTCTAATTATTTTCTTACGGCCTTAGGGCTGTTGCTAGCAATAGTTGCTTTTGTTAGTTACAACAGATACCAACTTCAGAATAAATCTCATCGCTTGCTTGAGCAAAAGAATCAAGAAATAAACTTTCAAAAATCAGAAATAAAGGAAAATAGAGATGAAATAGAAGCGCAAAGAGACAGCATACTAGAGCAAAAACAAGCATTAGAAGAAGCTACCTCAGAAATTATGAAAAGTATATGGTATGCCCAGCACATTCAAAAAGCCATACTTCCAGATTTAACTAAAATAAAATCTGTTTTTCATGAATTTTTTATGCTGTATATCCCCAAATCTATAGTGAGTGGTGATTTTTATTGGTTTACACGCAAAAAAGATAAAATATTTTTCGCTTTTGCAGATTGCACGGGACATGGGATTCCAGGCGCCTTTATGACTGTCATGGCAAACGATTTACTCAACAGCATAGTCATTCAACAAAATGAAAATGATTGTGCCAAAATCATCAGTAGGTTAGATGAAGCCGTATTGAATAGCCTTCAGTACAAGGAAAACTCTTCAAGTGATGGTTTAGATATTGCATTGCTGTGTTTTGACACAAAAAATCAAAAGCTTACTTTCTCTGGAGCAAGCATGGACATTTTAGTTTACCAGCAAAATGATTGGAAAACTTATAAGGGAGAACGGTTTTCTATTGGTGGTTTTACTGAAACTGAGCGTAAACAAGCAAAGAACACAACAATAGATTTGAGCAAAGACACCCAAATTTATATGTTTTCAGATGGCTATGTAGATCAGTTTGGAGGCAATAAGGACAAAAAATTCATGCGTAAAAGGCTAAGAAAACTACTAGATGAAATTAAAATATTGCCGCTGGACCAGCAAAAAGCAAAATTAGAGAAAACAATATTGGATTGGAAAGGTGATCAGGAACAAACTGATGATATTTCATTTGCAGGGATAAGGTTTTAA
- a CDS encoding MBL fold metallo-hydrolase, with amino-acid sequence MKNLFLFVFALFSTNLFAQDIIPTNKGDIKIHPIVHGTLAMEYEGLTIYVDPYGGADGFQNLNDADLILITDIHGDHLNQETLQALNTSNSHFIVPEAVAKKMEEIENSAIEILNNNKSTSFKGIEISALPMYNLPESEDSRHTKGRGNGYLLKIADKLIYISGDTEDIPEMRALQNVDVAFICMNLPYTMSIEQASDAVLEFKPTIVYPFHFRGQGGLADVEQFKSLVNEKNSGIEVRLRNWYPAK; translated from the coding sequence ATGAAAAATCTATTCCTATTTGTATTTGCACTGTTTAGCACAAACCTATTTGCTCAGGATATTATTCCCACCAACAAGGGCGATATTAAAATCCACCCAATTGTTCATGGCACATTAGCTATGGAATACGAAGGTCTCACAATATATGTTGATCCATATGGTGGTGCAGATGGATTTCAAAACTTAAATGATGCGGATTTAATCTTAATCACGGATATCCATGGCGACCATCTTAATCAGGAAACATTACAAGCTCTAAATACTTCCAATTCGCATTTCATCGTACCAGAAGCTGTTGCAAAGAAAATGGAAGAAATAGAAAATAGCGCCATTGAAATACTCAACAATAACAAAAGCACATCTTTTAAAGGAATTGAAATTTCAGCTTTACCTATGTACAATTTACCCGAATCAGAAGATTCAAGGCACACCAAAGGAAGAGGCAACGGATACTTGTTGAAGATTGCAGATAAGCTAATTTACATTTCAGGAGATACAGAAGACATACCAGAAATGAGAGCATTGCAAAATGTAGATGTTGCCTTTATTTGCATGAACTTACCCTATACTATGTCAATTGAACAAGCGTCTGATGCCGTATTGGAATTCAAACCTACCATAGTTTATCCTTTCCATTTTAGAGGTCAGGGAGGTTTAGCTGATGTTGAACAATTCAAATCATTAGTGAATGAGAAAAATAGTGGAATCGAAGTTAGACTCAGGAATTGGTATCCAGCGAAATAG